The nucleotide sequence AATTTCCCGGTGATCGTGACAAATTGTTTGCTGATGAAAGAGGAATAAATTATGTTAAGCGGTGCATTGGTGTACCCGGTGACACTATAGAAATAAAAGACAAAGTAGTATTCGTAAATGGAAAAGAATTCTGGAGACCACCGTTTATAAAATATTATAAAGGAAGATATGGTAAGTTTCTCAAACCGATTCCAAAGGGTATTGCTGAACCAAGAATATTTCCCAAAGGTATGCCATGGAACGAGGATAACTATGGACCTCTTTTTATCCCGCGAAAAGGATCTACAATTCCATTGAACAAATACAATGTTGAACAATGGAGAACAATTATTGATCGTGAATATGGTAAGCGTGTTGTTGATATGAAAAATGGCGCTGTTACAATTGAAGGAAACCCTGTTTCATCGTACACATTTAAAAAAGATTATTATTTTATGATGGGCGATAACAGAGACGATAGTCTTGACAGCAGATTTTGGGGATTAGTTCCAAGAGATATGGTTGTTGGTGAAGCGTTTATTACTCTTTTTTCGTGGGACAGAGATATTCCGTTTTCACAACTATTCAAACTTCTTAGTTCAATCAGAACAGACAGAATTTTATTACTACTTCATTAAAATAAAAAAGGCTGCCTTTTTGAGACAGCCTCTTTTTGATTCATAAAATCCAATATTTACAAACCAATTCTGAAGCCAGCATTGAAAGAGGTAGGTAATCCAAGAAATACCTCTGCAGAGCTCGCTGAGTGTGATTCATAATAATCACCACTAACCATATAGCCGTTAAATTGACTATTATCAGTTGCATCCTCAACATAAAGTTCGTTTAACATGTTAAACACATGCCCAAATACGCTAACATCCAAACCTGCAACTTGTCCGGGAATCCTATAAAGAAGATGTAAATCAACAAGACTATATGATGGAATTTGCCAAACTTGTTCTCTATCAGTTTCGTCATTCCTGCTGAATGGATCAAAGTCAGCGAAATACCTGTCATAGTATCTCCAAACGATCTGAGTTTGCAAACCTTCAGGAAAGAAGAGTGTAAAAGCAAGAGCTAATTGTGTTTGCGGTGCATCGCCCACTTTAAGATCTTTAATGTAGTAGTGATATTCAACGACTGAATTCGGATCAGAAAAATCGGGAATATATGAACCACTAACATCATTTGTATAAGTCCAGAATCCTTGACTAAACGCTGCATCAAATCTGAGATAATTTACCGGCTGATAAGCAGCTTCTAATTCGACGCCAGCATAGGTTGCATCAATTCCATCAAGTCTTACCAAGCCATCAGTTCCATCAGAATTTAAAACGTTCTCGCTCTGTGCGCGATCTGACCACAAAGTATAGTAGCCATTTAATTTGAGAGTAAGTTGATTCTGAAGAAGTCTTGAATTAACTCCAGCTTCAAATGAAATAAATTTTTCGTTCTTAGG is from Ignavibacteriota bacterium and encodes:
- the lepB gene encoding signal peptidase I — its product is MTEKNTSPETEPKTKKFLFWKKKERKKPETFSEKIIEFFRQLFWAAVAAFFIITFIIQNTRIPTGSMEDTILVGDFVLVNKFIYGASSPKYIPFTEIELPFFRLPAFKDPKAKDIVVFEFPGDRDKLFADERGINYVKRCIGVPGDTIEIKDKVVFVNGKEFWRPPFIKYYKGRYGKFLKPIPKGIAEPRIFPKGMPWNEDNYGPLFIPRKGSTIPLNKYNVEQWRTIIDREYGKRVVDMKNGAVTIEGNPVSSYTFKKDYYFMMGDNRDDSLDSRFWGLVPRDMVVGEAFITLFSWDRDIPFSQLFKLLSSIRTDRILLLLH